The proteins below are encoded in one region of Aequorivita iocasae:
- a CDS encoding LLM class flavin-dependent oxidoreductase, with product MNKEENLKHTPFSILDLVPVMQGSTHKVAMENSLALAQHAEDFGYKRFWISEHHNAESLVSSATSLLIGYVAQGTKSIRVGSGGVMLPNHAPLVIAEQFGTLATLYPNRIDLGLGRAPGTDQLTARALRRDRQETVNDFPQDVQELERYFSKNINKNAVRAIPGEGLEVPLYLLGSSTYSAQLAGSLGLPYAFASHFAPTHLHDALLLYHSNFEASKQLIKPYAMACVNIVVADTDEEAEYLATSMKLFMLNVIRNTRQPLPPPVKSMDGLWNSMEEAHISHMMQYTFIGSKETVQKKILAFLTETSVNEIIAVAHIYDQIARLRSFELLSQINANIGS from the coding sequence ATGAATAAAGAAGAAAATTTGAAACACACTCCTTTTTCCATACTTGATTTGGTTCCCGTAATGCAGGGAAGCACCCATAAAGTTGCTATGGAGAATAGCCTGGCGCTGGCACAGCATGCTGAAGATTTTGGTTATAAAAGATTTTGGATATCTGAACACCACAATGCAGAAAGTTTGGTTAGTTCTGCTACATCTTTGCTAATTGGTTATGTAGCACAAGGCACAAAAAGCATTCGCGTAGGATCGGGTGGTGTAATGTTACCAAACCATGCGCCTTTAGTAATTGCCGAACAATTTGGGACCCTGGCCACCCTTTACCCCAACCGAATAGATTTAGGCCTGGGTCGAGCTCCGGGAACTGATCAGCTTACTGCTCGTGCCTTAAGGCGTGATCGTCAGGAAACGGTAAATGATTTCCCTCAAGATGTGCAGGAACTGGAAAGATATTTTTCAAAAAACATTAATAAAAATGCTGTACGTGCCATTCCTGGCGAAGGATTGGAAGTGCCTTTATACCTTCTGGGATCTAGCACTTATAGCGCACAGCTCGCAGGGTCATTAGGGTTGCCTTATGCCTTTGCTAGCCATTTTGCACCTACACATTTACACGATGCACTACTCTTATATCATTCAAATTTTGAGGCATCAAAACAGCTCATCAAACCATATGCTATGGCTTGTGTAAATATTGTGGTTGCAGATACCGATGAGGAAGCTGAATACCTTGCAACGAGTATGAAACTTTTTATGCTCAACGTAATCCGTAATACACGCCAGCCACTTCCGCCACCGGTAAAAAGCATGGACGGACTCTGGAATTCAATGGAAGAAGCGCATATTTCACATATGATGCAGTATACCTTTATTGGAAGTAAGGAAACGGTGCAAAAAAAGATTCTTGCTTTTCTAACAGAAACTAGCGTTAATGAAATTATTGCCGTAGCACATATTTACGACCAAATAGCACGTTTACGATCGTTTGAACTTTTATCGCAAATTAATGCAAATATTGGGTCATGA
- a CDS encoding MBL fold metallo-hydrolase, with product MIYSPLGKSPSGRRLQRIQNSPNYGNGAFQNIHETPQLAKGYNFGKVMFDFLFRKPKGLKPPKPITFLKTDLQALPVETDLLVWFGHSSYYLQFSGKRFLVDPVFSNSASPIPQTNKPFKGSNHYAVEDLPNIDYLLISHDHYDHLDYKTIKRLKPKVKQIITGLGVGSHFEAWGYPAESVVELDWNETLELENDITLNTTSARHFSGRGFKRNNTLWLSFILQTENYNLFLGGDSGYDTHFKEIGNKFGPFDLAILENGQYNLAWHYIHMLPEEVLQAAQDLRAKQLFPVHSAKFALALHAWDEPLNKIYELNKSINFPLVTPCIGEPVQLDHFPQQFSQWWKDI from the coding sequence ATGATATATTCTCCATTGGGAAAATCTCCATCAGGAAGGCGCTTACAACGTATCCAAAATTCGCCTAATTACGGCAACGGCGCATTTCAAAATATACACGAAACACCTCAGTTGGCAAAAGGATATAATTTTGGAAAAGTAATGTTCGATTTTCTTTTCAGAAAACCAAAAGGTCTAAAACCCCCAAAGCCCATTACTTTTTTAAAAACAGATTTACAAGCACTTCCGGTGGAAACCGATTTATTGGTGTGGTTTGGTCATTCTTCCTATTATCTGCAATTCAGCGGCAAACGCTTTTTGGTTGATCCCGTTTTCAGTAACAGCGCCTCGCCCATTCCACAAACCAACAAACCTTTCAAGGGGAGCAATCATTACGCAGTAGAAGACCTCCCTAATATCGATTACCTGCTTATTTCGCATGATCATTACGATCATTTGGATTACAAAACCATTAAAAGGCTTAAGCCAAAAGTGAAGCAAATCATTACTGGATTGGGCGTTGGATCACATTTTGAAGCTTGGGGTTATCCTGCTGAATCTGTTGTGGAACTAGATTGGAACGAAACCTTGGAGCTGGAAAATGATATTACCTTAAATACAACTTCGGCGCGCCATTTTTCTGGAAGGGGTTTTAAAAGAAACAATACCCTGTGGCTTTCCTTTATTCTTCAAACGGAAAATTACAATTTATTTCTGGGCGGCGATAGTGGCTATGATACCCATTTTAAGGAAATAGGAAATAAATTTGGTCCGTTCGATTTGGCGATTTTGGAGAACGGGCAGTACAATTTGGCATGGCATTATATTCACATGTTGCCAGAAGAAGTACTTCAAGCTGCACAAGATTTACGTGCAAAGCAATTGTTTCCGGTGCATTCAGCTAAGTTTGCATTAGCACTCCACGCTTGGGATGAACCTTTAAATAAAATATATGAATTAAATAAATCAATAAACTTTCCATTGGTAACGCCGTGCATTGGCGAGCCTGTCCAGCTAGATCACTTTCCACAACAATTTTCGCAATGGTGGAAAGACATTTAA
- a CDS encoding HAD family hydrolase, whose amino-acid sequence MLKAVLFDMDGVIVDTEPLHRKAYFKMFEDMKIDVSQAMYDSFTGKATLPICRTLCEHFSLSESPEHLVATKRKHFKYLFENDSDLALLDGVHHLIKDYYSNGLTLVLASSASMPNINRIFERFDLDKYFKAKISGADLKASKPHPEIFIKAAELAEEHTDHCMVIEDSTNGIAAAKAANIYCVGFKSPHSVNQDYSKADRVITSFSDILFSKLKVTL is encoded by the coding sequence ATGCTAAAAGCTGTACTTTTTGACATGGATGGTGTAATTGTGGACACTGAACCGCTGCACCGCAAAGCGTACTTCAAAATGTTTGAAGATATGAAGATTGACGTAAGTCAAGCAATGTATGATTCTTTTACGGGAAAGGCTACTTTGCCCATTTGTAGAACACTTTGCGAGCATTTCAGTCTTTCAGAAAGTCCAGAACATTTAGTTGCAACAAAAAGAAAACACTTCAAATATCTTTTTGAAAACGATAGCGATCTTGCACTGTTGGATGGTGTTCACCACTTGATAAAAGATTATTACAGTAACGGACTCACATTGGTTTTGGCATCTTCTGCCTCCATGCCAAACATCAACCGTATTTTTGAGCGCTTCGATCTTGATAAATATTTCAAGGCAAAAATTAGCGGTGCCGATTTAAAAGCCTCTAAACCCCATCCCGAGATTTTTATAAAAGCTGCCGAGCTTGCTGAGGAACATACAGACCATTGTATGGTGATTGAGGATTCCACCAATGGAATTGCCGCTGCCAAAGCTGCAAATATTTATTGCGTTGGTTTCAAAAGTCCGCATTCAGTCAATCAAGATTATAGCAAAGCGGATAGGGTGATTACGAGTTTTTCTGATATCTTATTCTCAAAACTTAAAGTTACTTTATAA
- the ccsA gene encoding cytochrome c biogenesis protein, which yields MSPKRILLKFFSTRAAGVYFILFAATIAIATFIENDFGTSAAQKVIFKSWWFELLLLLFGLTILVNIFKFRMVQQRKWAVLMFHASIIIILIGAGVTRYFGFEGVMHIRENETANTFLSSDTYLKFEVQKNGITYNFDEPVLFASLGNNHFKESYLIEDDLITVEVKEFIPNPQQQMEPSSLEGKPIIKLVIAGANGREEYYLEKDQTRRIGALLYNFSDQPQTGAINIKYENNEIFLLTNRILTQTVMATQQKDTLVPSGEYKPLVLRALYSDGVNNFVFPEFNPSAKTFIKSSDAKVKNESNTAVVMDITVNGESKETYLYGNKGFPGNPSNLSFKDLNISVSYGSKEIKVPFSVKLNDFIIDKYPGTNSASSYASEVTVLDPEENVNMDYRIYMNNILDYGGYRFFQSSFDRDEKGTYLSVNSDWWGTIISYIGYALLTLGMILTLFSKNTRFYSLIQKIKALRAKSGTFSVLMALFFCSVINAQNDAHIKNAISKEHAEAFSTVVVQDFKGRMKPMHTLSREILRKISRKESWDGLNADQVLLSMFINKQDWYGVPLVKLGKHEDIQKLLGVNGEYASYKDFFDAEGKYKLQEEVRRIYGLEPIDRGVYAKEMLKIDERLNILSMVFSGSLLKIIPRPNDPNNTWEGYSSHNHDDGHNHSTIANNFFNSYGSELQKATKTKDYSHAGHLLAELKGYQIAKGGAVMPSESKIHTEILLNKMDVFTRLAGLYMLLGVALLFFLFVSVFKPGWHLKKVYYILFSFVAIGFVLHTIGLGMRWYVSGRAPWSNGYESMIYIAWTTTLAGILFTRKSFGGLAATMVLAGTILFVATLSFLDPEITPLVPVLKSYWLTIHVSLEAGSYGFLMLGAIIGLINLILMIFISDKNKGRVKRIIQEMSYISELTLIGGLFMVSIGTYLGGVWANESWGRYWGWDAKETWALVTVLVYAFILHMRLIPKLRGLFAYNVATIFGLASVIMTYYGVNYYLSGLHSYATGDPVPIPNWVYIAVACIIIISVLAYLRKRKFEILS from the coding sequence TTGAGCCCAAAACGAATCCTTCTGAAGTTTTTCTCTACCCGAGCGGCAGGAGTATATTTTATATTATTTGCCGCTACCATAGCAATTGCCACCTTTATAGAAAATGATTTTGGGACCAGTGCCGCCCAAAAGGTAATCTTTAAATCTTGGTGGTTTGAACTGCTCCTTCTATTATTTGGCCTTACCATCCTTGTAAACATCTTTAAATTCCGTATGGTGCAGCAGCGAAAATGGGCTGTATTAATGTTTCACGCTTCCATAATCATAATATTGATTGGGGCAGGAGTAACCCGTTATTTTGGGTTTGAGGGAGTGATGCATATTCGTGAGAATGAAACTGCCAACACCTTTCTTTCATCAGATACCTATTTAAAGTTTGAGGTTCAAAAAAATGGCATTACCTATAATTTTGACGAACCCGTTTTGTTCGCCTCCCTTGGCAATAATCATTTTAAGGAATCATATCTCATAGAAGATGACTTGATAACGGTTGAGGTAAAAGAGTTTATCCCTAACCCCCAACAACAAATGGAGCCTAGTAGTTTGGAAGGCAAGCCAATTATAAAGCTTGTTATTGCTGGGGCAAATGGGAGGGAAGAATATTATCTTGAAAAAGACCAAACGCGACGCATTGGAGCTCTTCTTTACAACTTTAGCGACCAGCCCCAAACCGGTGCCATCAATATTAAATATGAAAATAACGAAATTTTTCTCCTCACCAATCGTATCCTTACCCAAACGGTTATGGCCACCCAACAAAAAGATACGCTTGTCCCTAGCGGAGAATATAAGCCCTTAGTTTTACGAGCGTTGTACTCAGATGGGGTGAATAATTTCGTATTTCCAGAATTCAATCCAAGTGCCAAAACATTTATCAAATCTTCTGATGCGAAAGTTAAAAACGAAAGCAATACGGCGGTGGTCATGGATATTACCGTAAATGGGGAGTCCAAGGAAACGTATCTTTATGGGAACAAAGGTTTTCCGGGGAATCCATCAAATCTTTCATTTAAAGATTTGAATATTTCAGTTTCCTATGGCTCCAAAGAAATAAAAGTTCCGTTCTCGGTAAAACTGAACGATTTTATTATTGATAAATATCCCGGAACCAATAGCGCCTCTTCCTATGCAAGCGAAGTAACTGTCTTGGATCCCGAGGAAAATGTGAATATGGATTACCGTATTTATATGAACAATATTTTAGACTATGGCGGATACCGATTTTTTCAATCGTCGTTTGACAGAGATGAAAAAGGAACATATCTAAGCGTAAACAGCGATTGGTGGGGAACCATTATTTCGTATATAGGGTATGCCCTTTTAACCTTGGGGATGATCTTGACCCTCTTTAGCAAAAACACCCGTTTTTATAGCCTAATCCAAAAAATAAAGGCCCTAAGGGCCAAAAGCGGAACATTTTCCGTTCTTATGGCCCTCTTTTTCTGTTCGGTAATTAATGCACAGAATGATGCCCATATTAAAAATGCTATATCCAAAGAGCATGCAGAGGCTTTCAGCACAGTGGTAGTGCAGGACTTTAAAGGAAGAATGAAACCTATGCACACCCTCTCCCGCGAAATACTTCGGAAAATATCGCGCAAGGAGAGTTGGGACGGCCTAAATGCAGACCAAGTACTGCTCAGTATGTTTATAAACAAACAGGATTGGTACGGAGTGCCATTGGTTAAATTGGGCAAACATGAAGATATCCAAAAACTCTTGGGAGTTAATGGGGAATATGCATCTTACAAGGATTTTTTTGATGCCGAGGGCAAATATAAACTGCAGGAGGAAGTGAGGCGCATTTACGGTCTTGAGCCTATAGACCGGGGGGTGTATGCCAAGGAGATGCTGAAGATAGATGAGCGCCTTAATATATTGAGCATGGTTTTTTCCGGGAGCTTGCTCAAAATAATTCCTAGACCTAACGATCCAAATAATACTTGGGAAGGATACAGCAGTCATAACCATGACGATGGCCACAACCATAGCACCATTGCAAATAACTTTTTTAATTCATATGGTAGTGAGCTACAAAAGGCGACTAAAACGAAAGACTATAGTCACGCTGGGCATTTATTAGCTGAACTAAAAGGATACCAAATTGCAAAGGGCGGTGCAGTAATGCCTTCGGAATCTAAAATACACACTGAAATTTTGTTAAACAAAATGGACGTCTTTACACGCTTGGCAGGACTTTACATGCTTTTGGGAGTAGCGCTATTGTTCTTTTTGTTTGTGTCGGTATTTAAACCGGGATGGCATTTAAAAAAGGTATATTATATCCTTTTTTCTTTTGTCGCAATTGGATTTGTATTGCATACCATAGGGCTTGGAATGCGCTGGTATGTATCCGGTAGGGCACCTTGGAGCAACGGCTATGAATCTATGATCTATATTGCTTGGACCACAACTTTGGCGGGTATACTTTTTACCCGGAAATCCTTTGGGGGCTTAGCGGCAACCATGGTATTGGCGGGTACCATCCTTTTTGTTGCTACTTTGAGCTTTTTAGATCCGGAAATCACCCCTTTGGTGCCTGTGTTGAAATCTTATTGGTTAACAATTCACGTATCCCTGGAAGCGGGCAGTTATGGCTTTTTAATGTTAGGGGCAATTATTGGCTTGATAAACCTAATCTTGATGATTTTTATTTCTGATAAAAATAAGGGCCGTGTTAAAAGAATTATTCAAGAAATGAGCTATATAAGCGAGCTCACACTTATTGGCGGGTTATTTATGGTAAGTATCGGCACCTATTTGGGCGGGGTTTGGGCAAACGAATCATGGGGTCGCTATTGGGGTTGGGATGCCAAGGAAACTTGGGCCCTGGTAACCGTACTCGTATATGCTTTTATTCTGCATATGCGATTAATCCCAAAATTGCGTGGGCTTTTTGCCTATAATGTGGCAACTATATTTGGATTGGCCTCGGTGATTATGACCTATTACGGGGTAAATTATTACCTCTCCGGGCTGCACTCCTATGCAACGGGCGATCCGGTTCCAATACCTAATTGGGTATATATAGCGGTAGCCTGCATAATTATAATAAGTGTGTTAGCGTATTTGAGAAAACGAAAGTTTGAAATCCTCTCGTAG
- a CDS encoding GW dipeptide domain-containing protein: MKFYKALSLGIIAMFFAACNNGPKVITSTETSSQKYDSGIFSEEGNATVENPQKSGGFTENLHTVVISKILPTEKYIYLNVTEGGKQYWIATGKQQVNVGETYFYRDGLLKTNFESKEYNRVFDTIYLVSKFVPKEHGGNTGNLTTDFTEGFFTKTEESQKETIATHTEDIKQHKGSIKISELVANPSAYQGKTVQITGKVVKVNPNIMERNWLHLQDGSKNDFDLVVTSSTFVPEGKTITVRAEVGLNRDFGAGYRYNLILEKGVILDQ, translated from the coding sequence ATGAAATTTTATAAAGCCTTAAGCCTCGGAATTATTGCTATGTTTTTTGCGGCCTGCAACAATGGACCAAAAGTGATTACTTCAACTGAAACCTCTTCCCAAAAATACGATAGCGGGATTTTTTCCGAAGAAGGCAATGCAACCGTTGAAAACCCTCAGAAGTCCGGTGGCTTTACAGAAAATCTGCACACAGTGGTGATATCCAAAATACTTCCCACAGAAAAATATATTTACCTAAACGTAACCGAAGGGGGAAAACAGTATTGGATCGCAACGGGCAAACAGCAAGTGAATGTTGGGGAAACCTATTTCTATCGGGATGGCTTGCTAAAAACCAATTTTGAAAGTAAGGAATACAATCGGGTTTTTGATACCATCTATCTTGTTTCGAAATTTGTACCTAAGGAACACGGCGGCAATACCGGAAACTTAACAACAGACTTTACAGAAGGGTTTTTTACAAAAACAGAGGAAAGCCAAAAGGAAACTATTGCTACCCATACCGAGGATATCAAACAGCACAAAGGCTCCATAAAAATTTCAGAATTGGTTGCCAATCCTTCAGCGTATCAAGGAAAGACTGTTCAAATAACCGGAAAGGTGGTAAAAGTAAATCCTAATATTATGGAACGTAACTGGCTCCATCTTCAGGATGGCAGCAAAAATGATTTTGATCTTGTAGTCACTTCAAGCACCTTTGTTCCCGAAGGAAAAACAATTACCGTTCGTGCGGAAGTAGGCTTAAACCGAGATTTTGGTGCGGGCTATCGTTACAATTTAATTCTGGAAAAGGGAGTTATTCTGGATCAGTAA
- a CDS encoding cytochrome c3 family protein, with protein MKAISKHIISLIAILVCSVAQSQISPGDLSTAHSKLEGMSNCTQCHELGAKVTNQKCLDCHTEIKSLINQNKGFHANSKVESQDCRKCHSEHHGRNFEMIRFDTKTFNHNQTGYELEGAHNKVDCRQCHTPENISDSKLKKRKGTYLGLDNKCLSCHEDFHQGALPNNCLQCHSMEAFTPVKKFDHDQADFKLRGKHTTVDCKECHKVTIKNGKEFQQFTGMPFEDCKSCHKDPHNNQLPGNCAQCHTETSFTTLIGKGNFNHSRTGFDLKGKHKTVDCFSCHTKTSSPTQVFQDKSAVEENNCVQCHKDPHENKYGQDCAKCHREESFTAMKDMDFFDHSITDYPLEGKHIEVDCRKCHVESFSAPINFSECKTCHQDYHQGEFAANGVSPDCKECHTLDKGFGHTSFTISDHQKSDFPLEGAHLATPCFACHVDEAKNQWTFTNLGNECIDCHSNIHKGFLNEKYMPKNDCASCHGNESWDLINFDHSKTNWPLTGKHNQVSCRKCHFEISSSNEVISQNFSTLDTDCASCHDNIHGENFAVNGITECSRCHVTNSWFPEKFDHNKTRFPLTGKHEEVDCKVCHEVHNEKEAPIVIYKLNKLDCKDCHS; from the coding sequence GTGAAAGCAATTTCAAAACATATAATCTCTTTAATAGCAATTCTTGTCTGTTCGGTGGCTCAATCGCAGATTTCCCCAGGCGATTTATCTACTGCCCACTCGAAACTGGAGGGGATGAGCAATTGTACGCAATGCCATGAACTTGGCGCCAAAGTCACCAATCAAAAATGTTTGGACTGCCATACAGAAATCAAAAGTCTGATAAACCAAAACAAAGGATTTCATGCCAATTCAAAAGTGGAAAGCCAGGACTGCAGAAAATGCCATAGTGAACATCACGGCCGTAATTTTGAAATGATTCGGTTTGATACAAAAACCTTTAACCACAATCAAACCGGCTATGAATTGGAGGGGGCGCATAATAAGGTGGATTGCCGCCAATGCCACACACCAGAGAATATTTCGGATTCAAAATTAAAAAAGAGAAAGGGCACCTATTTGGGCCTGGACAATAAATGCCTCTCCTGCCATGAAGATTTCCACCAAGGGGCATTGCCCAACAACTGTCTTCAGTGCCACAGTATGGAAGCTTTCACTCCTGTAAAAAAGTTTGATCACGATCAGGCAGATTTTAAGCTTCGCGGCAAACACACCACCGTAGATTGTAAGGAATGCCACAAAGTAACAATTAAGAACGGGAAGGAATTTCAACAGTTTACCGGCATGCCTTTTGAAGATTGCAAATCTTGCCATAAAGATCCCCACAACAATCAGCTGCCCGGAAATTGTGCCCAATGCCATACCGAAACTTCTTTTACCACCTTGATTGGCAAAGGCAATTTTAACCATAGTCGAACCGGTTTTGATTTAAAAGGAAAGCACAAAACGGTCGATTGTTTTAGCTGCCATACCAAAACAAGCAGCCCAACCCAAGTATTTCAGGATAAAAGTGCTGTGGAGGAAAATAACTGTGTGCAATGCCATAAGGATCCACACGAAAATAAATACGGACAGGATTGTGCCAAATGCCACAGAGAAGAAAGTTTTACTGCTATGAAGGATATGGATTTCTTCGATCACTCTATTACCGACTATCCCTTAGAAGGGAAGCACATTGAAGTAGATTGCAGAAAATGCCATGTGGAAAGTTTTTCTGCCCCCATAAATTTTTCAGAATGTAAAACCTGCCATCAGGATTACCACCAGGGGGAATTTGCAGCCAATGGTGTTTCCCCGGATTGCAAGGAATGCCATACACTGGATAAAGGGTTTGGGCACACCTCCTTTACCATTTCGGACCATCAAAAATCTGATTTTCCATTGGAAGGAGCCCATTTGGCTACCCCCTGCTTTGCCTGCCATGTAGATGAAGCCAAGAACCAATGGACTTTTACTAATTTAGGAAACGAATGTATTGACTGCCATAGCAATATTCACAAAGGGTTTTTGAATGAAAAGTACATGCCAAAAAATGATTGTGCTTCCTGTCACGGCAACGAATCCTGGGACTTAATAAATTTTGACCACTCTAAAACAAATTGGCCCTTGACAGGAAAACACAACCAAGTCTCCTGTAGGAAATGTCATTTTGAAATTTCATCATCCAACGAGGTTATTTCTCAGAATTTTAGTACCTTAGATACAGATTGTGCTTCCTGCCATGATAATATTCATGGAGAAAATTTTGCGGTTAACGGAATTACCGAATGTTCCAGATGCCATGTAACCAACAGTTGGTTTCCGGAAAAATTTGATCATAATAAAACCCGTTTTCCGTTGACTGGAAAACATGAAGAAGTTGATTGTAAAGTGTGCCATGAGGTGCATAATGAAAAAGAGGCGCCTATAGTTATATATAAACTAAATAAATTGGATTGCAAAGACTGTCATTCATAA